Below is a window of bacterium DNA.
AAGAACATATGAAAGAGGTGTTGAAGGTGAGACCCTTTCATGTGGAACAGGTTCTGTTGCTTCAGCAATTATAACTTCTATTATAAAAAAATTTAAATCACCTGTAACAGTTATTACAAAAAGTAAAGAATTGTTAAAAGTTTATTTTGATGAAGATTTTAATAAGGTTTATCTTGAAGGAAAAACATTTTACGCTTTTAAAGGTGTCTGGGTTGAAAGTTGAATATTGAAATATTGATTCTTTTTTCTTTCGTTTTAGGGATTGTTTTAAATGACTTCTTGCCTTTTTATTATATTTTTTCACTCTTACCATTATTTTTTATTTCAGAAATCAACAGAAAATTTATCATAATTTTTTTATTATTTTTCCTTTCCGGATATTACATAACCGAAAACTATAAAAGAAAATTGATTCCTGAAAAAATAGATTTCTCACAGAATTCTGTGATTGAAGGAGAAATAATCAATATCAAAGAAAAAAAATTTGAAAGAGAAATAGTATTAAATATAAAAAAGATATATAAAGACAACGAAAATAAAATATGGAAAGGAAAAGTTCTTCTTAAAACGAGAAATAATGATAAATTGCTGCCCGGAGAAAATTTAAGAATAAAAGAATTTTCTATAAGTAAAATTTATCCACCTAAAAATCCATCGGAGTTTAACTATAAAAAATTTATGGAAAGACAGGGAATTTTTTATTTAATCAAAAGTGACAGTATTGAAAAAACAGAATCTAGAAAAAATTTAAGATTATTGAATTCTTATATAAGAGAAAAAATTGAAAAAAGGATTGAAAATTATATGAAATTTAATCCAGATGGATACGAAATTGTAAAACTTATTACTATTGGAAGCGATGACCCCCCTGATTTTCTAAAAGAAATTGGAATAAAAAGTGGAATATATCATCTTTTCGTAATTTCGGGAATTCACATTATCTTTTTAATTTTATTTTTTAAAATTCTTTTTATTCCTTTTCAAAAAATAAATAATACTCATCCAAAGTTTTTCCCTTTTTTACTTCTTTTTATTCTATGGTTTTACGACTTTCTCTGTGGTTTCAAGATACCTGTAACAAGAGCAGTTTTAATGGTTTCTTTTTATCTTATATTTGAAATTTTTGAGAGAAAGATAGAACCAATAAAATCTATTATTCTTGCAGGTTTTTTATTACTTTTTATAAATCCTTATAATATATATTCAATTTCTTTTCTGCTGTCCTTTCTTTCAACTTTTGGTATTTTAATAATTCCAGGAAAAATAAAATTAAAAAGAAACTTTATAACTAATTCTTTTATTTCTACTTTTTCAGCACAATTATTTATTTTACCTGTTCTTTTCTATAACTTTGGTTTCTTTTATCCGTTTGGAATATTAAATAATCTATTATTTACTCCTCTTGTTGGTTTTTTGACAATAAACTCTTTTATTTCAATCTTTTTACCTTTTTTATTTTTTATTCTGAACTTTGCAACAAATATTTTTTTAAAACTTCTTATCTTTATCTCTAATTTTTCTTTAAAAGTTAATGTCTATTTCCCATTATTTTTTATACTTATTTACTATTTTTCCCTTTTCATTATTTTTGTACCTCTGAAAAAAAGTTTAAGATTTATCACTTCATTTTTAATAATTCTTCTTTTAGTTTTTTTTCAGGTTAATCTTAAAGAAAATAAAAAGGAGGAGGTTATTTTTTTCTCTTTAAAAAATCCTTTTATTTTGATTAACAAAGAAAGCAAGGGTATTTTAATTACCTCAAACAAAATTGAAAATCCTGTTTTTTACAAAAGTACTCTTTATAAATTACTGAAAGAGAAAAAAATTAAAATTGAAAAAGCTATTATAACCGGAAAAAATTTCTCAGAAAATCTCATTTTTATTTCAAAATACTGCAAAAATATATATATTTCTGACAGTATTCTTAAACCCTGTTTTTTCAATTATGAAAATATAAAAAGTTTTCATAATGATGACAAAATTATTACAGATAACTTTCTTTTTTCTTTTAAAAAAGGCAACCTTTTGGTAAAATATGACAACTTTAAATTTTTAATAATCCTTGATGAAGACCTTGAAAAGTCAATAACAGAGGATAAATATTTTCTTATATATCTCGTGGCATATAAAAAAAATAATAAA
It encodes the following:
- a CDS encoding ComEC/Rec2 family competence protein; its protein translation is MPFYYIFSLLPLFFISEINRKFIIIFLLFFLSGYYITENYKRKLIPEKIDFSQNSVIEGEIINIKEKKFEREIVLNIKKIYKDNENKIWKGKVLLKTRNNDKLLPGENLRIKEFSISKIYPPKNPSEFNYKKFMERQGIFYLIKSDSIEKTESRKNLRLLNSYIREKIEKRIENYMKFNPDGYEIVKLITIGSDDPPDFLKEIGIKSGIYHLFVISGIHIIFLILFFKILFIPFQKINNTHPKFFPFLLLFILWFYDFLCGFKIPVTRAVLMVSFYLIFEIFERKIEPIKSIILAGFLLLFINPYNIYSISFLLSFLSTFGILIIPGKIKLKRNFITNSFISTFSAQLFILPVLFYNFGFFYPFGILNNLLFTPLVGFLTINSFISIFLPFLFFILNFATNIFLKLLIFISNFSLKVNVYFPLFFILIYYFSLFIIFVPLKKSLRFITSFLIILLLVFFQVNLKENKKEEVIFFSLKNPFILINKESKGILITSNKIENPVFYKSTLYKLLKEKKIKIEKAIITGKNFSENLIFISKYCKNIYISDSILKPCFFNYENIKSFHNDDKIITDNFLFSFKKGNLLVKYDNFKFLIILDEDLEKSITEDKYFLIYLVAYKKNNKNDEIINSLQSPFLILQKETKKFENLKSLCQNYHLNKSSIILNLKTGMINYWRTNDIRKY